In Ignavibacteria bacterium, the sequence GCCGGTCAGCTAAAGAATAATATAATTTGTTCAAATTATGGATCATTGCAATATGGTGCTGGTTCTGGAGTGTGGATAAACGGAAATAATCCAAGACAAATTATCTTTATTAATAATACAGTTGCAGGAAATTCCTGTGTATCAGGTTACAGCGGGATCTATGGAGGAGCTTCAGCACTATTCAAAAATAATATAATTTGGGGAAATCCTTCTCCTGCAAATACACAGGTTTCATATTCCGCTGGTATGACTTATTCATTGATACAGGGGGTAAATTCGGGAATTGGAAATATCAATTCAGATCCCTTATTCGCTGATACTAATTATATATTGCAAAATGCTTCACCCTGTATTGATAAAGGGGATTCCGGTACAGTTTATAATGATATTCCTGACCCGGTTAATCCATTAAATGCAAAATATCCCTCTAAAGGTACTTTGCGGAATGATATAGGGGCATACGGCGGGCCGCTGGCAGCGCTCCTTACCAACCAGTTAATCGGCGTACAGATCAATTCAGCCGAAATACCGCAGAACTATAGACTTTACCAGAACTATCCAAACCCTTTTAACCCGGTCACAAAAATAAAGTTTGATCTGCCCAAAAGCGGTTTTGTTAAGCTTGCTGTTTATGATATTCTTGGTAAGCAAGTATCAATACTTGTTTATGAACATCTAAGCAGCGGAAGTTACACTGCAGATCTGAATGCTTCAGTGCTGAGTTCAGGAATTTATTTCTATACACTGCAAAGCGGCGATTTTATTACGACTAAAAAAATGATATTGACAAAATAATTCTTAATGGAATTAAAAAAGCCCGGTTAATCCGGGCTTTTCTTTTTTACATATAAACTGATGGAGGTCTACCTTCCCATAAACATACTGAAGGGACCGTATGTTGAAAGCAGTACCCAGGCTATCCAAAGAATAAATACAAAAGGTATTGTCTGAGAATTTTTTAGGTTTGAAACTTTTGCAAGTCCAATACCCGCAATGATTAAATACCAAATATTTATCAGGTCAAAATTTGCAAGCAGTGTGAACATATCTTTACCAACTGCTTCTTTTGAAACAAGAAGTACCGGTCCAATATTCATCATCAGCTTACCCATTAATACTGCAAGAACTGTATCAACAACCATCTGTATGGCTGTAATAATGGCTGTTAGCCCCAATACATTCATTATATCTACATAACCGGCTGAGCCCTTGAATATTTTCAGTCCTCCCCAGTATATCAATGCTTTTAAAAAGAAAATTATTAATACACCAAAAACTGAGCCGACTATTCCGAAAATTACGAACATAGAACCGCCGAACATTTTATCAGTATTTTCAAGCTGTTCATCTGCAGCTTCACGGGTCATTTTTCCTTCTTTAACAGCTTCATCAAACCGTTTTTTCATAGCCTCACGCTGCTGCGTTTTTATCTCAGAAACCAGCTCTTCATCGCGTGTCACCAGAATACTTGAAAGAATACTCACAACAATAAGTATCAGCAGGGGAACAAGCCAATAATTCCTTTTTGCTGAACGTTTTACAGCTTCAAATGTTTCCCCGGGTTCTGTAAATATTCCCGCCATAGCATCTCCAAGCGAAATGCTTTCCTGTGGTGCCGGCAGCTCAGTTGTTTCAACCGTATTATTTTCAGGTGATTTATTCTCTTCCATTGTTTTAAATGTTGAATTTGTTATTTTATTAATTCATTAAAAACATCTTCAAACTTGTAAAATCCTTTTTTGCCTTTTATGAATTTCGCCGCAATCAAAGCGCCTTCAGCAAAGCCCCGCCTTGATTTGGCATTGTGAACAAGAGTAATAGTATCAGCTTCGCTGTCAAATTCCACTTCATGCCTGCCAACTACATCGGTTATCCTGTGAGATCTTATATTGATCTCATTTTTTGCCGGGGAATCAGAATCACTTGCAAATGCCGACTTCCTGTTTATATTTTCCGTTAAATATTCTGCAGTCCTTAAGCTTGTTCCGCTTGGCTTATCCAGCTTTTGCGTGTGATGAGTTTCACTTACACTTATATCATATTGCGGATATTTGTCTATCAGTTTGCCGGCATTTTTTATTATCTGGAAAAATATATTCACACCAATTGAAAAATTGCTTGCATATATAAAGCCTGTCCCGCTTTTTTTGATTATATCCTTAACAACATCTGCTTTGTTGTACCAGCCGGTTGTGCCGCATACAATATCTATACCTTTTGATGAAAGATATTCAATGTTCTCTATCACGCTTGCCGGAGTAGAAAATTCAATAGCTACATCTGTGTTAACATTTAGATGTTCCTTCACCGGATTTATTACATCATATTTACCTGAAATAGTAAATTCTTCTTTCGGGGCAATTTCTTCTATTATTTTACCCATTTTTCCGTAACCAACCAAAGCTAGATTTATCATCATGCAATACTCTTTTCTTCTTTTTTTATGATTTTTTCAAATAAACCTGAATCAGAAGCCCGGTTTTCAAAAAATTCTTTGTGCAGATTCTTCAATATTGTATTGCAGTTATCAATATTCACTAAAATTGAAAAACTATGCGGATTAAAGCCAAATATAACCGATTCAGCTTTCATTCCCGGGTTGCACATAAATACACTTTGTTCAAAGTTCTCAATTGAATTCAGGTCAGACCCAACCAGTGTTATCAGTACCTTATCTTTCACAATCTCGCACTCAGAAATTTCATCGAACTCATTTTTCAGCTCATCATAATGTATCTTTGTATAAGCATTTTCGGCAATGACAATTATCAATGCGTTATTGGATGAAAGCAGAATATCAATTTGCGGCTTATGTTTAGAAAGTATGTTGAGCATCATTTCCCAGAAAATGAACTGGCTTAATGTTTCCTTTGGTTTGACCCTGAGAACTATAATGTTTTTTTTGTAGGTAACTGATTTTATGTGCTCGTTGAATTTTAGCTGAGAATTTACTGTGGTTCCCGTTGAAGCCGTGTTCTTAGAATTTAATATTTTTATTGGAATATCTTTTTTCAGTGCGGGTTTAACGGAGTTCTTATGAAGTACTTTTGCGCCGAAATTGGAAAGTTCTTCCATTTCCCTGAATGATATTTCTGTCAGTTTTAATGCATCGGGAATAATGTTCGGATCACACGTCAAAACCCCGTCAACATCTGTCCAGATCTGTATCTCATCAGCATCTGTTAAAGAACCGTAAATTGCAGCCGAAAAATCAGAGCTTTCTCTTCCCATTGTCGTGGGAATACCGTCTTCTGTCGAGCCCATAAATCCCTGTGCCAGAACAATTTTATTTTTTTCAAGCAGCGGTTTCACTATTCTATCGGCGTTTATTTGTGAAAGCTCAAAATTAGGGTACGCCCTCGAAAAATCATTGTTGGTCTTAATTACATCCTGAGAGTTTATAAGCTCAACCTCAAGCCCTTCATTTAACATTGCGTAGTATATAACATTCGATGACATAAGCTCGCCAAAAACCCTGAAAGCATCAAGTATTCTGAGTGAAAGCTCGTTTATAATTGAAAGTCCTTTTATAAGCTCAGCTATTTGCCTGTGATAATTTATTATCTTTTCTGCCGCTGCTGCTTTTAATGAGCTTTCTTTCACCAGCTCATTAATAATTACATGATGCCTGTTAATAATTTCTTCAAGCTGTTTTTCTGCTTCTTTAACATCTTTGGCAGCAGCAGCTCTGGCAATAATTTCCAGGGTTGTTGTAGCCCTGGAAATGGCTGAAACTACAACAACTTTCCTGCCGGAAGTATTTCTTACTATATTAATTACATTCCTGATAGAATCGCTATCCTGGACAGAAGTTCCGCCGAACTTCATTACTATTGTTCCTTTTTTGTTCATTAAAATGTTAAGTTTTTATTTATACAGTTCATTTTCATATATGTAATCTTCAACTTTTGAAGGTACCAGGTATTTTATTGAGCGTTTTTCCTTTATCCTGTATCGTATATCGGTTGCTGATATATCGATATTGGGAACGGGGACAAAAATTCCGCGTCTTGCATATTCATTTTCTACCTGTTGAATAAGGTAACCCGGCCTGTTTATTATTACAACTTCAGTTAAAGCGAATAATTTACCCGGGTCTTTCCATTTATGAAGATTAATAAGCTGGTCCATTCCTATAACCAGGTAAAATTTAACCTGATCATTTGAATAGCTTTCACGCAGATTTAAAAGAGTGTTTACTGTGTAATTGGGTTCTTCACCGGGCATTTTAAGCTCAATATCATTTATAATAAAATTATCATTTCCTTCAATTGCCAGTTTTAACATATTTAACCTGTGTTCACTGCCTGTTATTGCTGCTGAATTTTTAAGAGGAGGAATGCGGGATGGAATGAACATAACTTCATCCAGGTGCATCTGGTCTTTTACATTTTCTGCCATGATCAAGTGGCCGTTATGTACCGGGTCAAAGGTTCCGCCGAAAATACCTATTCTTTTCATTACTTTAACAGCTCCGAATAAATATTTTCTATCTGCGGCACAGTTTCTGAAACATCATATTGTGTTGAGTCTATCATAGCATTTTGAGCGATCTCAGCCCTAAGGTCAGCATTTTGATATAAAGCAGAAATTTTTCTGAACAGGTCATCCATATCCCTGGGATCAATTGTCAAAGCTGAATGATCCGGCTTGATCACTTCAAGCAGGTTCGGCAGCCTGCTGCATATTATCGGCAACCTTGAAGCCATCGCTTCAAGAAGTACATACGGCATACCTTCCCAAAATGAAGGAAAAACAAAAATATCAAATATTGAATAATAATCTGTCAGATTTTCCTGTTCCCCGGTAAAGATCACAAAATCCTCTAATTGAGATTCGCGGGCTAGATCCTGCATGTTTCTCAGGGTTTTGCCGTCACCTACGAAAATAAATCTCATCCGCGGGTATTTTTTTACAAGGAAGTATGCTGTTTGCAGTATTAATTTCTGGTTTTTTTGTTCATCAAATCTGGAAATATTACCAACTATAAAATTGTTTTCATCAAGCCCAAGTGATTTCATGAGCTGAGTGTTTTTCTTCAGGTTTGCAAATTTACCTGTATTTATTCCGTTTGGAATAATATCGGTTTTTGTTCTGTCAGCTATCCTGTTCTTTACAGCGGTAAGAAAATCATTGTGGGTTTCGCATATAGTTCTATCCGTAAACTGAACAAGATATTGTTCAATTGATCTGGATACCTTCTTCCGCAGTAAATTACCGCTGTTTATGTAATGTATGCCATGAATTGTATGAACGCACTTCAGTTCAGGGTTATGCTTCTTTAATATCCTTCCGTAAAATCCTGCAACACCGCCATGTGTATGAATAAGGTCATATTTATTTACATCGTACAGTTCCTGTAATGGTTTCAGATATTTTGTGCGCATTATTTTGGGAAGTTCTAAAGGGTGAAATTTTGTAATACATTTTTTGACTTCCTCTTCAAATTTCCCGCCGCCTGCGGCAGCTATGGAAATATCAAAAATGGATTTATCTGCGTATTTGGCGATAGAAAGTACATTCGTCTGCCCGCCGCCTAAAAATCCGCCATCTATCAGCTGTAATATCTTGAATTTTGCCAAAATTTTCCTGTTAGATAACAAAAATAAGCATTAAAATTGATTGTAGTAAGTGAAATGCGGAGTATAATTTAAAGGGATTTTTCTTTTTTTTGATAATATTCAACAGGTTTTATACCTGTTAACCTTGAATAAAAGTAGGAAACAGAATTTAACAGGCCGGCAAATGGTGAATCAACATTTAATACTTTACTGGACATATATTTGATGATCTCATTTTCATTCTTCAATTTAAATTCTTTTAATGCTCTTCTTTTTTTAAGCACAGCCGGAAGATTAAAATAAAACCACAAATATGCCTTTATCACTCCCGTGAAAGAAAGCTCTTTGGAAAAAACTGCCTGTATAGTTCTGAGTGTATGGTTAAAAGTAATATAAGGTATCATTTTTATTAAAAATGTTGCGCTGAAAAATGTATAGAGGTTCAGGAATCTGTTCCTTTCCCTGCAGAATGTTCGGAATGAATTAGCACTATGGGTTGATGAACCTTTATGGTCTACCACAGAATCCTTCACGAATTTTATCTTCATTCCTTTAAAACGGGCTTTCAGCCCCAAATAAACATCTTCCCCATAAAAGAAATAATCGCTGTC encodes:
- a CDS encoding T9SS type A sorting domain-containing protein, with the translated sequence MIKYYILLLALFVSCINVNSVTRNVPAQYSTIQAAINAAVNGDTVLVAPGTYLENINFRGKNIVVTSTFFLTNDPSIISSTIIDGSNPSQPDSGSCVIICRGEDSTAVLQGFSITRGTGTKWNDEHFAGLYREGGGILVALSSPVIQFNIIHNNVITNLSGVISTGGGGVRMGDGYPRFFNNIVMNNSARYGAGIVLNYTAGQLKNNIICSNYGSLQYGAGSGVWINGNNPRQIIFINNTVAGNSCVSGYSGIYGGASALFKNNIIWGNPSPANTQVSYSAGMTYSLIQGVNSGIGNINSDPLFADTNYILQNASPCIDKGDSGTVYNDIPDPVNPLNAKYPSKGTLRNDIGAYGGPLAALLTNQLIGVQINSAEIPQNYRLYQNYPNPFNPVTKIKFDLPKSGFVKLAVYDILGKQVSILVYEHLSSGSYTADLNASVLSSGIYFYTLQSGDFITTKKMILTK
- a CDS encoding YIP1 family protein — translated: MEENKSPENNTVETTELPAPQESISLGDAMAGIFTEPGETFEAVKRSAKRNYWLVPLLILIVVSILSSILVTRDEELVSEIKTQQREAMKKRFDEAVKEGKMTREAADEQLENTDKMFGGSMFVIFGIVGSVFGVLIIFFLKALIYWGGLKIFKGSAGYVDIMNVLGLTAIITAIQMVVDTVLAVLMGKLMMNIGPVLLVSKEAVGKDMFTLLANFDLINIWYLIIAGIGLAKVSNLKNSQTIPFVFILWIAWVLLSTYGPFSMFMGR
- the dapB gene encoding 4-hydroxy-tetrahydrodipicolinate reductase gives rise to the protein MMINLALVGYGKMGKIIEEIAPKEEFTISGKYDVINPVKEHLNVNTDVAIEFSTPASVIENIEYLSSKGIDIVCGTTGWYNKADVVKDIIKKSGTGFIYASNFSIGVNIFFQIIKNAGKLIDKYPQYDISVSETHHTQKLDKPSGTSLRTAEYLTENINRKSAFASDSDSPAKNEINIRSHRITDVVGRHEVEFDSEADTITLVHNAKSRRGFAEGALIAAKFIKGKKGFYKFEDVFNELIK
- a CDS encoding aspartate kinase produces the protein MNKKGTIVMKFGGTSVQDSDSIRNVINIVRNTSGRKVVVVSAISRATTTLEIIARAAAAKDVKEAEKQLEEIINRHHVIINELVKESSLKAAAAEKIINYHRQIAELIKGLSIINELSLRILDAFRVFGELMSSNVIYYAMLNEGLEVELINSQDVIKTNNDFSRAYPNFELSQINADRIVKPLLEKNKIVLAQGFMGSTEDGIPTTMGRESSDFSAAIYGSLTDADEIQIWTDVDGVLTCDPNIIPDALKLTEISFREMEELSNFGAKVLHKNSVKPALKKDIPIKILNSKNTASTGTTVNSQLKFNEHIKSVTYKKNIIVLRVKPKETLSQFIFWEMMLNILSKHKPQIDILLSSNNALIIVIAENAYTKIHYDELKNEFDEISECEIVKDKVLITLVGSDLNSIENFEQSVFMCNPGMKAESVIFGFNPHSFSILVNIDNCNTILKNLHKEFFENRASDSGLFEKIIKKEEKSIA
- the nadD gene encoding nicotinate-nucleotide adenylyltransferase, encoding MKRIGIFGGTFDPVHNGHLIMAENVKDQMHLDEVMFIPSRIPPLKNSAAITGSEHRLNMLKLAIEGNDNFIINDIELKMPGEEPNYTVNTLLNLRESYSNDQVKFYLVIGMDQLINLHKWKDPGKLFALTEVVIINRPGYLIQQVENEYARRGIFVPVPNIDISATDIRYRIKEKRSIKYLVPSKVEDYIYENELYK
- a CDS encoding glycosyltransferase family 4 protein; amino-acid sequence: MAKFKILQLIDGGFLGGGQTNVLSIAKYADKSIFDISIAAAGGGKFEEEVKKCITKFHPLELPKIMRTKYLKPLQELYDVNKYDLIHTHGGVAGFYGRILKKHNPELKCVHTIHGIHYINSGNLLRKKVSRSIEQYLVQFTDRTICETHNDFLTAVKNRIADRTKTDIIPNGINTGKFANLKKNTQLMKSLGLDENNFIVGNISRFDEQKNQKLILQTAYFLVKKYPRMRFIFVGDGKTLRNMQDLARESQLEDFVIFTGEQENLTDYYSIFDIFVFPSFWEGMPYVLLEAMASRLPIICSRLPNLLEVIKPDHSALTIDPRDMDDLFRKISALYQNADLRAEIAQNAMIDSTQYDVSETVPQIENIYSELLK
- a CDS encoding glycosyltransferase family 2 protein, encoding MNELVSIIILNYNGKEFLGECLSSVLKQQYSSFEIILFDNNSTDGSCEYVKETFSDGRIKIVRSDKNLGFAGGNNEALKHCSGDLVVLLNNDTITRTGWLESLVNAVKDRNTVASSFVITEGIPEKYYKTNGSVSYMMYNIMNIFPDIEDEFYPNGCSVIFRQSEIGVPFDSDYFFYGEDVYLGLKARFKGMKIKFVKDSVVDHKGSSTHSANSFRTFCRERNRFLNLYTFFSATFLIKMIPYITFNHTLRTIQAVFSKELSFTGVIKAYLWFYFNLPAVLKKRRALKEFKLKNENEIIKYMSSKVLNVDSPFAGLLNSVSYFYSRLTGIKPVEYYQKKEKSL